A region of the Planktothrix tepida PCC 9214 genome:
GAGCCTATGCGGAAATTTCAGCTATGGTAATTAGGGATTAACTTTGAGCGTTGCGTTTATCTCAAGCTTGCCAGGGGATAAAACTAAGTCTTGAATTGTAATATCTGATCCCAAATCAATGGTATGATGACTAAATTGAAACTCCGTATTCAGGGTGTGAATTTTAACTTGAGGTTGGACAAACCTGAGTTCATGGGAACTGGCAAGTTCTAATCCGGTTTTTAATTGAAACGGTAATAATTCACCGGAGTCGAAAAGCAGCTTGGCTGTTAAAACTAAATGATCGGTTTCTAGTGCCATTTGGGTATCTTGAATCTGTAGAACCGAGTTAACCCAAGAGTGAGCTTGTTCTGATTGGAGAGCACAGGAATCCATCACTGGGTTTCCCGTCATGGATCTTAACAAAGACAAAACAAACTCGTTTAATGCCTCTGTCAACATCGGGGACTTTAGAGAGGCATTGAGATCAGATTCATTTAATTGAAGATTTCCGGTGACAAAAAAAGCCTCTAAGAGGTGGAGAGATTGACCTTTTAACACTTGAGCTAAGTTAAACCGAATTTCTGAACCCTGTAACTGTACCTGAGTTAGATGTAGCCCTTGGTAAATGGCCTTCTCAGCCGAGACAGAGACTTGAGGAATATGGCCTGATAGTAAAGAACGATTACTCCCCTTGATACTCAATTCTAAGCGATCAATGGTGTCAACTTGCGATCGCAACCAAAGCTGAACTGCCGTTGACAGTAGAGTTCCAATCAACGGTTTACGCGACGCTTGCATCAATCCCATAGCGATTCCCATTCTTGCATCCCCATTATTTCACAGCGAATTCAGATTAATAGTAGGATTAATTGCGGATTACTGTAATATTTGTACATAGTCTTTAGACTTGTGGCACAATTGAGCGTGGTTTTATCACCTTTAGAGCAGTCTACGACGTTCACAAATCAGCATGGATGAAAGGCTACAAAAAATTATGGCTCAATGGGGTATTGCCTCGCGGCGTCATGCGGAAGAAATGATCCAAGCAGGACGGGTGCGAGTCAATGGCAATATTGCTCATCTGGGACAAAAAGCCAATCCAAACCATGATGATATTGAGGTAGATGGGAAACCCATTTACCCTTCCTATCGACCTGTGCCCATCTATTTACTGCTCAATAAACCTTTAGGAGTTGTATCTACTTGTTTAGACCCGAATGGACGACCTTCCGTTTTGGATCTACTTCCCCGTAAAATGCGGGTGGGTGAAGGCATTCATCCGGTTGGGCGGTTGGATATAGATTCTACAGGAGCATTATTGCTGACCAACGATGGAGAATTAACATTTCGTTTAACTCATCCTCGTCATTTTATTCCTAAAACTTATCAAGTCTGGGTTGCTGGAAATCCACCGGATTCAGCATTACAGGCTTGGCGTCAGGGTGTCATGTTAGCAGGAAGAAAAACCCTCCCTGCTCAAGTCCGGTGTATCCAACAAATTCCAGGCCATAAGGCGTTATTAGAAGTGATTTTATACGAAGGTAGAAATCGGCAAATTCGCCGAGTGGCGGAGCAATTGGGCTATCCCGTTGTCAAACTACACCGGACTGCTATTGGTTCAATTCAACTCCACCCCCCTGAACAGCCTGCATTGCCTGAAGGTCAGTATCGTGCTCTGAGTGCATCTGAAATTGAGTTTTTACGAAATCCCACTTCCTCACCATTGGTTAGTGTGCCCATTCACCCTGTAGACAACAAGGAGTAAATGATTATGAAAACTGATTTATTTGTCTTACCGTTTAAAGTCACTAAAAATCCTCGCCAAACGTTTAATTCCTATGACTCTGAATTGGTTCAGAGATTATTAGAAATCGGAGAACAACTACGCGACACTCGTTTGGCTCATTCTTTATCTTTAGATATGGTGGCGGCTTACACCCGAATTCGTTCTCATTTATTACAATCTTTAGAAGAAGGTAGGATAGAGCAGCTACCCGAACCGGTTTATACTCAAGGTTTAATTCGTCGCTATGCTGATGCTTTGGGTTTGAATGGAGAAGAACTCGCGAACTTTTTCCTTCCTGAACCTCCGCAAATGGGAGTAAAATCTAAACTTAGTTTCTTAAGCCTGCCTCAATTAAGACCCACCCATCTTTACCTAACTTATATCCTCTTAATTATTTGTGCCATTAATGGGGTTTCCTATCTCAATAAAACCGCTAATTTTGCAGGTGTATCGGGTGAACAGACTGGCAAAAATCCAACGGAAACTAATCCTCAACTTCGTCAGGCAATGGTTCAAACTCCGACTCAACCCACCAGTCGTTTAGTATCTGCTTCTCCTTCTACAACAACCTCGACGGTAAAACCTGTTGAGAAAGTATCCGAAACAAAACCCTCTGTTACAGCGACAGATGAAAAGGCTGTAGAAGTCGGAATTGTTGTCAAAGATCAATCTTGGGTTTTGATTGAAGTTGATGGCAAAACGGAATTTGAAGGGATGTTAGAGGGGGGAACTCAACGGAGTTGGAAAGCCAAAGATAAAGTTGTTGTTGTAGCTGGAAACGCCGGAGGTGTTCTAGTTACGGTCAATAATGGAGAAGCTAAACGTCTCGGCGAACCCGGTCGTGTAGAAGAAGCCGTTTTCAAAGTCGAAGATTTATCTAAATCTTAAATCAGTAGAGACGCGCCATGGCGCGTCTCTACGCTAATTACTGATTCCGGGGTTGACGACCGTAGGTTTCCGTGAAAAATTTGAGGCGTTCTGCGATTTCTTCGGTTAACATTCCCGGTTGAAAACGCCACGCCCAGTTGCCTTCAGCTTCTCCTGGCATATTCATTTTAGCTTCACTACCTAAGCCTAGAATATCCTGAAGGGGGAAAATGGCTTGATTTGCCACACAGGACATGGCTAACCGAATTAAATCCCAATGAATGCCATAGTCGGAGGTACAGCCTAAATAGCGGGTAACTCTGGCTTGTTCCTGTAAGGTACGACGGTTAAACCAACCAACGGTTGTATCGTTATCATGGGTTCCGGTATAAACGACCCAATTCGCCGAACTGTAATTATAGGGTAAATAGGGATTATCTGGCCCGGAATCAAAGGCAAAATGTAGGATTTTCATTCCAGGGAAACCATATTTATCGCGCAATGCTTCGACTTCTGGGGTAATGATTCCTAAATCTTCCGCAATAATGGGTAATGTGCCTAATTTCTCATTTAATAAGCTGAAAAAGGCATCTCCAGGTGCCTCTATCCAGCGACCATTAATAGCAGTTGTTTCTCCTTGAGCTACCCCCCAATAGGATTCTAAACCGCGAAAATGATCAATCCGAATTAAATCTAAATAGCCTAATAAAGATTCAACTCGTTGTATCCACCAATGGAATCCTTCTTGTTGTAAACGTTCCCAATTATAAACGGGATTTCCCCACAATTGACCCGTCGCACTAAAATAATCCGGGGGTACACCTGCCATTAATGAGGCTTCTCCAGTTTCTCCATCTAAGGAAAAGATTTCAGGATGTGACCAAACATCGGCGCTATCATGGGCGACATAAATCGCTAAATCTCCAAATAGTTGTATGCCTTGTTCGTTCGCATACTGTTTGAGTTTTCCCCATTGTTTAAAGAATTGAAACTGGAGGAATTTATGATAATAAATGGGTTCAGCTAATTTTTCTCCCCATTTGTGTAAAGCTTCCTGTTTTCGTCGGGCAATATCTTCATCCCATTGATTCCAACTTTCCCCATTCAAGGCTTCTTTGAGAGCAATGAAAATTGCATAATCATCTAACCAATAGTTGCTGCGGGAACAAAAATGATTAAATTCTTTTTCTTGTTCAGAGGTGGCATTTTCTTTAAAAACTTTACAGGCTTTTTGAAACAGTTTATCTTTAAAGGGTTTAACCGCATCAAAATTAACAATATGGTGGGGAAATTTAGGGAGATTGGCTAAATCTTCGTCGGTTAATAATTCATCCTCTTTTAAGAGTTCTAAACTAATTAATAAGGGATTTCCAGCAAAAGCCGAATAGGATAAATAAGGAGAATTGCCAAATCCAGTGGGGCCAAGGGGTAACACTTGCCACAATTGTTGGGCACTATTTTTGAGAAAATCAATAAATTGATAGGCGACGGGGCCAATGTCTCCCACGCCAAAAGGGCTCGGTAAGGATGTTGGATGCAGCAAGATACCGCTAGAACGGGGAAATGCCATAAGAATTAAGGATAAAAGGTAATCGCAATGGGTAAGGGATCAAGTGAAGTTGCAGATGGAAAGCAAATCAACATCTGATATCCATCTTTTGATCTTACGACTAAGAGGAAGATCCTGTTCCATAAATTTTATCAAGGGGACGGAAAATTAACGAAAGGTGAGATTTTTTCTGACTTTAGGTAGAAATCTCCTCATTTTTATCTTTTTTGAAGATTTAATTCCGTTTACAGGGATTAATCCCCTCTACCGGATTCAAGATTTATCAGTGAATGACCTGAATCCGAGATTTCTGATTCAGTTGGGATTGTCCCAGCTTAATCCTAGAATAGGCTGTTTAAAAATCAGATTTTAAAGATATTTTTGTAATGATATGAAAATGAAAATATTATGAATTTATTATGATTCATTTATGAAAAAACAAAATTTCAATCGATAAAAATGCTTAAAAATCAATCCGTTTTATGGTAAAATAAAAAAATGGAAGTTTAATGCTCTGCTTTCATTAATTTTGTTTCATTCGATTGAAATCATGCTAACTGCTTTTACTGCCACTCTGTTACTGATTACTATTTCAGAACTTGGAGATAAAACATTTTTTATTGCGGTTATTTTATCATCAAAATATGATAGAAAAATCGTGTTTGCCGGGGTAGTCGCTGCATTAGCAACCATGACCGTTCTTTCCGTTGCTGTGGGACGAATCTTTTCGTTCTTACCGCCAATTTATATTCACTACGCCGAAATTATTTTGTTTGCCTTGTTCGGATTTAAACTTTTATATGATGCCAGTAAAATGGCTCCAGAAGCGGGTAGTAATGATGAACAAGAAGAAGCCTTAGAAGTCGTCAAAAAAGCGGATCAGAAGTTTGTTATTGGAAAAACTAAATGGGGAACTTTATTAGAATCTTTTATATTAACCTTTGCAGCCGAATGGGGCGATCGCACTCAAATTGCGACCATCGCCTTAGCCACTTTTCATAATCCCTATGGAGTGATCCTCGGCGGAATTGTTGGACATACAATTTGTGCGGCAATTGCAGTATTAGGGGGGAAATTAATCGCCGGAAGATTATCAGAACGCACCATTACAGCCATTGGCGGTTGTCTATTTCTGGTTTTCAGTGCGATCGCATTATTTGAAGGCGTCCGAAGCACTCCTGCTTAAGGAATGATTGAATGTACCCGCTTTTTGTTACAATCTGTAAACAAATGGTTAAGGAAAAGGGCAGTCTAACAGATGCGGGTTGCGATCGCAGGAGCAGGTTTAGCAGGCATGGCTACGGCAATAGACCTCGTAGATGCCGGACACGACGTTGAAATTTTTGAATCTCGTCCCTTTGTGGGGGGGAAAGTGAGCAGTTGGATAGACCCCGATGGCAACCATATTGAAATGGGGTTGCACGTCTTTTTCGGCTGCTACTATAACTTATTTGAACTGATGCGAAAGGTGGGGGCCATTGACAACCTCCGGTTAAAAGACCATACCCACATTTTTATTAACCGAGGGGGACAGACCGGAAGTTTAGACTTTCGCTTCATTACCGGGGCGCCCTTTAACGGGTTAAAAGCCTTTTTTACCACCTCCCAACTCTCAGTAATTGATAAACTGCAAAATGCTATTGCGTTAGGAACTAGCCCCATTGTTCGCGGGTTGGTAGACTTTGAAGGAGCGATGAAAATTATCCGCGAATTAGATCGGGTGAGTTTTGCCGACTGGTTTCGCAGTCATGGGGGTTCTGAAGGTAGTTTAAAACGGATGTGGAACCCCATTGCTTATGCGTTAGGATTTATCGATACCGAGAATATTTCTGCTCGGTGTATGTTAACAATTTTTCAATTTTTTGCCGCAAAAACAGAAGCCTCTGTGCTGCGAATGTTGGAAGGATCTCCGGCAGAATATTTGCATAAACCTATTGTCAATTATTTAGAACAACGGGGAGCAAAAATTCATACTCGCCGTCGAGTTCGAGAACTCCAATTTGAGGAAATTGACGGGAAAACCTATGTCACCGGAATGATAGTGGCAAAAGGGGAAACAGAAGAAACCATTATTGCAGATGCTTATGTTTGTGCCGGGGATGTTCCCGGTGTACAAAAAATGATTCCTCCTGCTTGGCGAAAATGGTCAGAATTTGACAAGATTTATAAATTAGAAGCCGTTCCTGTTGCCACTGTTCAACTGCGTTTTGATGGCTGGGTAACGGAATTAAATGATCCTGAAAAACGTCAACAACTGAAAGAAGCAGCAGGGATCGATAATTTATTATATACAGCCGATGCTGATTTCTCCTGTTTTTCCGATTTAGCTTTATCGAGTCCGGCGGATTATTATCGAGAAGGACAGGGATCTTTATTGCAGTTAGTATTAACTCCAGGTGATCCCTTTATTAAACAAAATAATGAAGAAATTGCCCAGCACGTTTTGAAACAAGTTCAGGATTTATTTCCCAGTTCCCGTGAACTAAATATGACTTGGTATAGTGTCGTTAAATTAGCTCAATCTCTCTATCGAGAAGGGCCGGGAATGGATGCCTATCGTCCGAGTCAAAAAACTCCCGTTGCTAATTTCTTTTTAGCGGGAAGTTACACACAACAGGATTATATTGATAGTATGGAAGGGGCAACGATTTCGGGACGACAAGCGGCTAAAGCGATATTAGAAAGTAGCTTTCCTCCTCTTAAACGTTCTCCTGCCGTTGTTTAAAAATTGATCAAGTTAAAGAAACCGGGTTTCTCATCGTTATCTCAGGTAAACTTAAGATTTCTGATTCAGAAACTTGGTTTCTATATTAAGTCTAAAGATAATTTTTACACCGATTCAATATTATGGCTGATTGGTTAGAACATAGTGTTCAAGTTGAAGTTCCTGTCCCCATTGATATCTCTTGGAATTTATGGTCAGATTTGGAACAAATGCCACGTTGGATGAAATGGATTGATTCAGTTACGATTTTAGAGGATAATCCTGATTTATCTCGCTGGAAATTAGCAACGGGTAATTTTGAATTTAGTTGGTTATCTCGAATTTTAAAACAAATTCCCAATCAAATTATTCAATGGGAATCAGTAGATGGTTTACCCAATCGAGGTGCAATTCGATTTTATGATCGACATGGGAGTAGTATTGTTAAATTGACGATTTCTTATGCGATACCCGGAATTTTGGGCCAACTCATGGATAATTTATTTTTGGGGGGTGTGGTAGAGTCTACCATTCAAAAGGATTTAGAACGGTTTCGAGATTATGCTATAGAATCCTATAGTGGTACTTTGAATTAATGTTGAAAGGAGGGAACAGGGAACAGGGAACAGGGAACAGGGAACAGGGAACAGATTTTAATTTTCTAGTTTTTTAATAAGATTAATAATCATTTTACTTTATAACTGTTAATAAAAGGTGTGTGTACTGTGATAGATCACCCTACGGGGGCAATATAGCAATCCCACATCGATTGTAATAATTTAAAACTGATATGAAACAGCCAGAAGTATTATCCCGGTTCCCGGTTCCCGGTTCCTTTTTGAACCCAAATTTTGGATACAAATCAAATAGGATTGCTATATGAATTTACCGTCGTTTTTGTGGCTGTGGAAAATAGCAGCTTGGTCAATGGGATGTTCGGTCTTCGCTTACTTCGTCTTAGCGATGACGGGGGGATGGATGCTGTATTCACGCCACAGTAAACAACCTCGACCCAAGGGACTGAGAACCCTCCATTATTTTGTGGGTGGGGGGATGGTGTGTTTAGTTTTGGCTTTACTGGCCATTGGTTTAGTCGGAACCCTAGGATATTATGGAAGTTTGGGCCATTCGATTCATTTAGCCGCTGGATTAATCGTAGTCAGTTTAGTGTTAGGATCAGCGTGGAGTGCCACCCAAATTAATCCTAAAAATCCTTGGGCGCGATCGCTTCATATTAGTTTGAATATCGGTTTATTTTTTGCCTTTACTGCGGTCTCTTTATCCGGGTGGGTGATTGTCCAGAAATATTTACCTTAATTTGATTCAGCTATTGTGTAACCTCATTGGATCTGGCTTCATTCCCTACACTCGATCTTAACTGTCAGTTTTGAGGTTAACGGTTTTACTCCTGACTGCTGTACAGAACCGGAACAGAGACAGTGATCCGACAGGTTTTAAGAGCATTTCTATCGACTCTAAAAGCCAAGATACAATAAAAGATAGAAATTCTATCCGTGGAACTCCCGTTAAACCCTTTAAACCGGTGTAACTGTTGATGTCCACATCTCCCTAGATCCAAAATCACTGTTTTTAGAGGATGGGTGCAAATACAACCTCGTTAATTGCTCAATAGCACGTCTAAGGTCACACCGCCATGAAATTGCGAAAGAAAACACTGCTCATTATAGGTGCAGCCCTGATTGGGTTAATCGTGGCTATGTATCTTACCGCATCGATGTTGCTGGTGCATGATTTCCGCCATCTGGAAAGTCGGTATGTCCGTCAGGATGTAGTGCGAGCTTTAAATGCGATTAATGATGACTTAGATAGTTTAGATATTATCGCTCAGGATCAAGCAAAATGGGATGATACCTATCGCTTTATTGATGCTCACAACGATCAATATGTGGTTTCTAACTTAGTAGATACCTCCTTTACAGATCTGCGGCTGAATTTATTTATTTTAATCAATCCTCAAGGAGAAATTGTTTTTAGTAAAGGATTTGATTTGCAACGTCACCAAGAAATACCGATTCCCTCGAGTCTATCTTCCCATCTTACCTTAAAAAGTCCCCTTTTAGCGAGTCTCAAACCATCCGATTTATCACCCATTGCCATTCAAGGTATTATTGTTTTACCTGAAAGTCCTTTATTAGTCGTCGCCCGACCGATTTTAACCAGTACCGCATCGGGCCCAAGCCGAGGAATATTAATTTTAGGACGGTATTTGACCGGAACAGAAATTGAACGATTAGCTGATATTACTCAACTCTCCTTAACCGTTGACTCCATTACTCAAGACACAGAAAATCATAGATTTTTATTATTTCCTCAAACCCAACCTTATACGGAAGACATTATTGCAACCCAAGCCATTCGCCTGGAATCTTTGAATACAGAAATGGCGATCGCATCGGTTCCCGTAGGGGATTTATATGGTCAACCGAAATTATTTTTACGGGTTAAAGTTCATCGTCCGATTTATAAACAAGGTCAAACAACCTTAGCTTATTTCACGTTATTTTTATTTGTAGTTGGGTTAGTTTTTGGAGGGATCACCCTATTATTAATCGAAAAATTAGTGTTATCTCGTCTAACCGATCTCAATACTGCGGTTAATGAAATTGGGGAAAGTGGGAATTTAGCCTTAAGAATTGATGTTAATGGAGAGGATGAATTATCCAGTTTGGCGGAGGCGATTAATGGAATGTTACAAGCTTTAGCAGATGCTCAATCTCAAGGACAGGAAAGTGAACAGCGCTATCGTCTCATGGCGGAAAACTCTACAGATATGATTACCCGCCATTCTCCAGAAGGAGTCTTTTTATATGCGTCTCCCGCTTGTCGGACGTTATTAGGATATGAACCGGAAGAATTAGTGGGAAAAGCCTTACCCTATTTCATCTATCCTGATGATTTAGATGTGATTGTTAAAGCTTATCGAATTATTTTACAACAGAATGTTATCTACACGATAGAATATCGAATTTGTCATAAAAACGGCGATTATATTTGGTTTGAAACCACCAGTAGTGCTATTCGTAATTCCACCACAGGAAGCGTTCAGGAAATTATTGGGGTATCTCGTGATATTAGTGAACGTAAACAACGAGAACAACAACTTCAAGACAGTGAAGCCTCGATTCGATCCCTGTATCAAATTACGTCTTGTCAAGACTTAAATTTTGAAACACGACTGCAACAAATTTTAGAATTAGGCTGTACTAAATTTGGTTTAGAATATGGTATTTTATCCCAGGTAACACTTGACCCTTCCTCCGCATTAGAACTATCGGAAGAGAAAAACTATGTTTATCATATTATTGCCGTTGTTTCTCCCAATGATTCAATTCAAAAGGGACAGATTTATAAATTAGAAGATACCTTTTGTAAAATTACAATTCAATCAAAACAACCCCTTTATTTTGAATCTATTAAATTTTCTGGTTTGTCTTTTTGTCCCGCTTATAAAAATTTCCCTATTGAAGCATATATGGGAACTCCAGTGATTGTTGAAGGAGAGGTTTATGGAACCCTCTGTTTTTGGA
Encoded here:
- a CDS encoding DUF4079 domain-containing protein, whose amino-acid sequence is MNLPSFLWLWKIAAWSMGCSVFAYFVLAMTGGWMLYSRHSKQPRPKGLRTLHYFVGGGMVCLVLALLAIGLVGTLGYYGSLGHSIHLAAGLIVVSLVLGSAWSATQINPKNPWARSLHISLNIGLFFAFTAVSLSGWVIVQKYLP
- a CDS encoding pseudouridine synthase, with the translated sequence MDERLQKIMAQWGIASRRHAEEMIQAGRVRVNGNIAHLGQKANPNHDDIEVDGKPIYPSYRPVPIYLLLNKPLGVVSTCLDPNGRPSVLDLLPRKMRVGEGIHPVGRLDIDSTGALLLTNDGELTFRLTHPRHFIPKTYQVWVAGNPPDSALQAWRQGVMLAGRKTLPAQVRCIQQIPGHKALLEVILYEGRNRQIRRVAEQLGYPVVKLHRTAIGSIQLHPPEQPALPEGQYRALSASEIEFLRNPTSSPLVSVPIHPVDNKE
- a CDS encoding helix-turn-helix domain-containing protein — translated: MKTDLFVLPFKVTKNPRQTFNSYDSELVQRLLEIGEQLRDTRLAHSLSLDMVAAYTRIRSHLLQSLEEGRIEQLPEPVYTQGLIRRYADALGLNGEELANFFLPEPPQMGVKSKLSFLSLPQLRPTHLYLTYILLIICAINGVSYLNKTANFAGVSGEQTGKNPTETNPQLRQAMVQTPTQPTSRLVSASPSTTTSTVKPVEKVSETKPSVTATDEKAVEVGIVVKDQSWVLIEVDGKTEFEGMLEGGTQRSWKAKDKVVVVAGNAGGVLVTVNNGEAKRLGEPGRVEEAVFKVEDLSKS
- a CDS encoding TMEM165/GDT1 family protein, with the translated sequence MLTAFTATLLLITISELGDKTFFIAVILSSKYDRKIVFAGVVAALATMTVLSVAVGRIFSFLPPIYIHYAEIILFALFGFKLLYDASKMAPEAGSNDEQEEALEVVKKADQKFVIGKTKWGTLLESFILTFAAEWGDRTQIATIALATFHNPYGVILGGIVGHTICAAIAVLGGKLIAGRLSERTITAIGGCLFLVFSAIALFEGVRSTPA
- a CDS encoding SRPBCC family protein; amino-acid sequence: MADWLEHSVQVEVPVPIDISWNLWSDLEQMPRWMKWIDSVTILEDNPDLSRWKLATGNFEFSWLSRILKQIPNQIIQWESVDGLPNRGAIRFYDRHGSSIVKLTISYAIPGILGQLMDNLFLGGVVESTIQKDLERFRDYAIESYSGTLN
- the malQ gene encoding 4-alpha-glucanotransferase produces the protein MAFPRSSGILLHPTSLPSPFGVGDIGPVAYQFIDFLKNSAQQLWQVLPLGPTGFGNSPYLSYSAFAGNPLLISLELLKEDELLTDEDLANLPKFPHHIVNFDAVKPFKDKLFQKACKVFKENATSEQEKEFNHFCSRSNYWLDDYAIFIALKEALNGESWNQWDEDIARRKQEALHKWGEKLAEPIYYHKFLQFQFFKQWGKLKQYANEQGIQLFGDLAIYVAHDSADVWSHPEIFSLDGETGEASLMAGVPPDYFSATGQLWGNPVYNWERLQQEGFHWWIQRVESLLGYLDLIRIDHFRGLESYWGVAQGETTAINGRWIEAPGDAFFSLLNEKLGTLPIIAEDLGIITPEVEALRDKYGFPGMKILHFAFDSGPDNPYLPYNYSSANWVVYTGTHDNDTTVGWFNRRTLQEQARVTRYLGCTSDYGIHWDLIRLAMSCVANQAIFPLQDILGLGSEAKMNMPGEAEGNWAWRFQPGMLTEEIAERLKFFTETYGRQPRNQ
- a CDS encoding LmeA family phospholipid-binding protein, translated to MGIAMGLMQASRKPLIGTLLSTAVQLWLRSQVDTIDRLELSIKGSNRSLLSGHIPQVSVSAEKAIYQGLHLTQVQLQGSEIRFNLAQVLKGQSLHLLEAFFVTGNLQLNESDLNASLKSPMLTEALNEFVLSLLRSMTGNPVMDSCALQSEQAHSWVNSVLQIQDTQMALETDHLVLTAKLLFDSGELLPFQLKTGLELASSHELRFVQPQVKIHTLNTEFQFSHHTIDLGSDITIQDLVLSPGKLEINATLKVNP
- the zds gene encoding 9,9'-di-cis-zeta-carotene desaturase, with the translated sequence MRVAIAGAGLAGMATAIDLVDAGHDVEIFESRPFVGGKVSSWIDPDGNHIEMGLHVFFGCYYNLFELMRKVGAIDNLRLKDHTHIFINRGGQTGSLDFRFITGAPFNGLKAFFTTSQLSVIDKLQNAIALGTSPIVRGLVDFEGAMKIIRELDRVSFADWFRSHGGSEGSLKRMWNPIAYALGFIDTENISARCMLTIFQFFAAKTEASVLRMLEGSPAEYLHKPIVNYLEQRGAKIHTRRRVRELQFEEIDGKTYVTGMIVAKGETEETIIADAYVCAGDVPGVQKMIPPAWRKWSEFDKIYKLEAVPVATVQLRFDGWVTELNDPEKRQQLKEAAGIDNLLYTADADFSCFSDLALSSPADYYREGQGSLLQLVLTPGDPFIKQNNEEIAQHVLKQVQDLFPSSRELNMTWYSVVKLAQSLYREGPGMDAYRPSQKTPVANFFLAGSYTQQDYIDSMEGATISGRQAAKAILESSFPPLKRSPAVV